One window of Etheostoma spectabile isolate EspeVRDwgs_2016 chromosome 6, UIUC_Espe_1.0, whole genome shotgun sequence genomic DNA carries:
- the LOC116691500 gene encoding riboflavin transporter 2 has protein sequence MSLLTHTLACLFGMGSWVAINGMWVELPLIVPQIPEQWYLPSYLTVIIQMANIGPLFITLMHRFRPGVLDERPVIYCIVGLGIVATFLLAFFWKHTVTIGDSLHSVPLLVLSFLLSVVDCTSSVTFLPFMMRLCPQYLTTYFAGEGLSGLVPALVALIQGVGVAHCQNATLTGAANTPANNATIVGSGELQAIYQPAKFSAQVFFVFLSAMMVVCLVAFILLNHHPSVARERNNDLYFNGDLAPGKREQGLSLHSRTPEQKPMLSPLEAVRREPRSTFGMGTYSNLEVVFIFVVLAWVNALTNAVLPSVQSYSCLPYGNKAYHLAATLAAVANPVACFIAMFVPIRSLTFMGFLTTIGTGFGAYIMAMAALSPCPLLVHSASGTAVIVLAWVLFVLTLSYVKVIIGVILRDEGHSALVWCGAVVQLGSMVGAVCMFPLVSVYGLFKSGDACNTKCPM, from the exons ATGTCGCTGCTGACTCACACGCTGGCGTGCCTGTTTGGCATGGGCTCCTGGGTGGCCATCAACGGGATGTGGGTGGAGCTGCCCCTGATCGTACCCCAGATCCCAGAGCAGTGGTATCTGCCATCGTACCTCACAGTCATCATCCAAATGGCCAACATAGGTCCTCTCTTCATCACGTTGATGCACCGCTTCCGCCCAGGGGTGCTAGATGAGCGGCCGGTCATCTACTGCATTGTCGGGTTGGGCATCGTTGCTACATTCCTGCTGGCTTTCTTCTGGAAACACACTGTGACAATAGGGGACTCTTTGCACAGTGTTCCCCTGCTGGTATTAAGCTTCCTGCTGTCTGTGGTGGACTGCACCTCGTCTGTTACCTTCCTACCTTTCATGATGCGGCTGTGTCCGCAGTACCTCACCACGTACTTCGCAGGTGAAGGCCTCAGTGGTCTGGTGCCCGCACTGGTGGCTCTGATTCAAGGTGTTGGTGTAGCCCACTGTCAGAATGCCACTTTGACTGGGGCAGCCAACACACCCGCTAATAATGCCACTATTGTTGGCAGTGGAGAGCTACAAGCCATCTACCAGCCCGCTAAATTCTCTGCCCAGGTGTTCTTTGTGTTCCTCAGTGCCATGATGGTTGTGTGTCTTGTAGCCTTTATCCTACTCAACCATCACCCGTCTGTGGCTCGAGAGAGAAACAACGACCTGTACTTCAATGGTGATCTGGCTCCTGGGAAGAGAGAACAAGGTCTGTCCCTGCACAGCCGGACACCAGAGCAGAAGCCTATGCTCAGCCCTCTTGAAGCCGTCAGGAGGGAACCAAGAAGCACTTTTGGTATGGGGACGTATAGTAATCTGGAGGTGGTGTTCATCTTTGTTGTACTGGCTTGGGTCAATGCTCTGACCAATGCAGTGCTGCCCTCGGTCCAGTCCTACTCCTGTCTGCCCTACGGGAACAAGGCCTACCATCTAGCTGCCACCCTGGCAGCTGTTGCTAACCCAGTGGCATGCTTCATCGCCATGTTTGTGCCCATTAG GTCTCTCACCTTCATGGGTTTCTTGACCACAATTGGGACTGGATTCGGAGCCTACATAATGGCCATGGCTGCTCTCAGTCCATGCCCCCTGCTGGTCCACAGTGCCTCCGGAACGGCAGTCATA GTGCTGGCCTGGGTCCTGTTTGTCCTCACTCTGTCCTACGTGAAGGTGATCATCGGGGTGATCCTGAGGGATGAGGGCCACAGTGCCCTCGTGTGGTGTGGAGCAGTAGTGCAGCTGGGCTCCATGGTTGGTGCTGTATGCATGTTCCCATTGGTCAGTGTTTATGGACTGTTCAAGTCAGGTGATGCCTGCAACACCAAATGTCCAATGTAG